The Arabidopsis thaliana chromosome 5, partial sequence genomic interval CTGGTTCTGAGAGATGGTAGTCAAAGTCTTGAACAAATATCTCAGAGTAGGCTCTTTATGTGTGGATGAGAACATGTGATTGTTTACTTTAATGATACCTCTATGCGGCTGACCTTACTATCCTAGGGGGAGAATTTTTCTTAGTGCTAAAATACGCTCATACTACCTGATCAACTTGGATACTCGttattctttgtttcatcTCAGAGTTTGTACTGTTTACCGTAATTGTTTTCCTGAAAAGCAAGTAACCTGCAaattttgctctctctcttaaCGTTGGACTGATATGTGGGTTGCCTTCACCAGGTGTGGGATTTGACTGCTGGAAAACTTTTGCATGAGTTTAAGAGTCATGAAGGGAAAATTCAGAGTCTAGATTTTCATCCCCATGAATTTCTGCTGGCAACAGGTCTGTATAACTCTAAGTAGGGAAACTTCGTAACATTGAAGCTCCTAGTTTTTCGGGTGACATAGATTTATCACAATGATATGAACCCGATTTATTCTTAAAGTTAAGAGTGCTATAAGCAAAATTACATGTTGTAACTAACCCTGACATCATTAGATCACTGTAGCATCATCGTCTCTTTGTAACTCACAATTTTACAGCTTTCTCATATGTTAAGTGTTAGGATTTGACAGGAGAGAGACTTCAGTAGTGGATATTTCTTCTTATGGCATTGTTTTCCTTACTGTTCATTTGaattatgtttgtttctgCCTATGGTCTTAGGTTCAGCTGATAAGACTGTAAAATTCTGGGACCTTGAAACATTCGAGCTTATTGGTTCTGGTGGAACTGAGGTATCATGTGTTGTCTGTACTGCTTCTATTTATGCATTGAGTCGAATTATAAGTATTCGATCTTTAATTCAACtttctaatattttcatttcttagaCTACTGGGGTCCGTTGCCTAACCTTTAATCCAGATGGAAAGAGTGTGCTTTGTGGATTGCAAGAAAGTCTTAAAGTAAGTTCTTCAGGATGTCCCAGTTAGAAATATATGAACTTAACAAATTCCTCTTTTAAGGATATAACACTTACACTTACTCCTTTTAATCTGAATATACATGTTTGCTATCCTTTCTTCTCTAACTTCCATGCAAATTGTAGATTTTCTCATGGGAGCCAATAAGATGTCATGATGGAGTGGATGTTGGATGGTCAAACTTGTCGGATATGAATGTTCACGAGGGAAAGCTTCTCGGTTGCTCATACAATCAAAATTGTGTAGGCGTTTGGGTTGTAGACCTCTCGgtatatctctctctctctccccctACATGCTTTGTTATAGTTTGGCCTGTACCATACTTGTTATCTCTAAGCTCTCCATTCAATTTTCTAATGACACTCTCAGCGCACTGAGCCTATGAGTGGAGGCGCCACTCAGTCAAATTCTCATCCAGAGAAAACATCAGGCTCAGGCAGAGATCAAGCAGGTCTGAACGATAACAGCTCAAAGGTTATTCTCGGAAAGTTGCCTGGTTCCCAGAAAGTGGATCCTTTATTGAAGGAAACAAAGTCTCTTGGAAAATTATCAGTTTCTCAAAACTCGGATCCGTTGCCAAAAGATACAAAGTCTACTGGAAGGTCATCAGTATCTCAAAGTTCAGATCCTTTGGTAAAGGAACCAAAGCCTCTCGGAAGGTTTTCAGCTACTCACAGCTCAGACACAGTAAAAGAGTCAAGAACCCTGTCATGTATGTTTTTACTTtgctctattttttctttctcttttcacttttttgttataattttgcTGCTTACTAAATGATATCACATCTTTTGGTTTGTCTGCTGTTTGTTGAAGCCACAGGAAGTGTATCAGACTCTCCTCACAGGGTTACTTTGACCAGTGCTCCAAAAAGTGCTTCTGGTATTTCTACAGTTGTCCCTAATGCTGCAGCCTCAAAGAGAAATTTTGGAAAAGCTAACCCAAAGGCGAATCCTCCAGTAGTCAATAAAGAGGATTATTTTCCAGTAATCGTCCCCAGAACGGAGCCAATAATTGAGCAGGCATCTGAATCCAGAGCAGAACTTGACATTATCGGAAGAACTATGCCATATTCGCTGCAGTCAAAGGCCGCTGATTCTCGAAGGCTGTCGAGCAGCAGAAATGAGCCAGATCTACCAACCAGTTCGCTTCTTGAAAGGTCTCAGTCTCAACCTATAGAACCAATCACTTTACAAGATGGGAATACATATCCTAGTGACGAAGGTGGCTCCTGGGATACAGCTGAGAGAACAAATAAAGAGAGCAAATGCAGGGTATTTGGAAGGTTTAATTCAAGATCACTGGTGAGATCACCTCCGAGAAATCACGACGAAAACTGTATGTTTACAAGCCTTTCTAGTCTTCCTTTGTTTTAGAGCAAATATAAATGGCATTTCGTATTGCTAAGACATCGTGGCATCTTAAATCTGGAGAACACTTTTCTAAGTTTCTGAGGGACTTGGGTTTATATTTATGAGATCCTAGGAATCAGTCTTTAAGTATACATGTTGCTTGTAGTACAATTTGTTTCAGTaaaacaactttttgtttagttgGTCCTTCAATATTATAGATAGATGTGTCTGAGTTTTCTGGATGCTGTTCTCAGTTCTGGGCTAACTAACTCTTTATTCCAGCTGACTTGATTAGCTATAATGCAAATAGAGATTCAAGTCCTACTGAAAGCCGAAAAGGAGGTAACTCTTTCCCAAcattcgttttttcttttgtttttcccttttaatGTGCGTAAGAAAAGATTCTAATTGTGTGCCTTGACATACTAGGAAGACTGCATTCCCTCGTTCTAAATAgggaaagaagaggaagattttCTAACTTTGAGGGTCCTGTTTCGAGTTCTTCTGGTGGAAATATGACTGCACCAAACAGTCGCCCTTCCAATATGGTAATGgcttttaattttagttttctttttaatttgggATCTGAGACTATAAAATAGAAACTGTAAAAACGAAGAATGAGGAAGGACAAAATAAAGAGTGACGAGTAATTAGTCAGATGTCAGATCCTTTTCATTAGAACTCAATTTCAACTGGGCCTGCATCTTCAGCGTATTGGCAGACATAAAATTTCCCAGTTACTACAGAGATACTGATGACATTACTTCCTTTCATACAGCTCAAGCAGAGAGGAAATCATGTGCCAGTTGATCAAGGAATCACTTCAGCTAGCGAAGAAGATATAGTTGCAGACATAATGGGGCAACACGATCAATTTGTCAGCTCTATGCACTCTCGTTTGGCTAAGTTACAGGTAACAGCATGAAAGTACACTATGATAATGCTTTTGGTCTGTTTCCTAATTAGAATGCTAGCAGTAATCCTTCATAGGTTTCCATAAACATTGTTTATCTTCTAAATAATGTCACCAAATTTGCAGGTCGTCCGTAGATATTGGGAAAGAAATGATATTAAAAACTCGATAAGTTCAATAGAGAAGATGGCTGATAATGCTGTAAGCAACTTCtgtttgtttcctttcaaATCCATGTATATAAAAACACCACGTAAACATTTTCCACTTCTCATTATTTCATTTGGTACAGGTAATTGCGGATGTACTACTTATAGTAAACGAGAGACCTGAGATTTTGACACTGGATACCTGTACCTCTCTTCTCCCCCTTTTGACAGCTCTTCTAGGGAGCAACATGGATAGGTAAGCAAGTCATTTTGAAGAACATAATGACATGGTTATCTATTAAACTATGAATCTgtagtattttgtttttgttttataattacCGTCTCTGTAGTATTTTGTTTTCGATTTCTAATTACCGTTTCATGTCTCTAGTCATTTGAGTGTCTGCCTTGATTTGCTGCTTAAGCTGGTAAGAATGTATGGGTCACAAATTTACTCGTCGCTTTCCGCTCCCTCATCTGTTGGTGTAGATATTGAGGCTGAGCAAAGGTTGGTCCGAGCTTCAATCTCACCATTCATTGTCGTTTTCGATTGCAATTTACTCTCTTTGGCAAgtcaaatatgatttttgctATTCAGGATGGAGCGGTACAGTTGTTGCTTTGTCGAGTTCGAGAAAATCAAGGCTTGCCTTCCCTCTTTAGCAAGGTGGGTAAATTTCATCTACTGGACAATGAAGAGTTAGATGgttatcttctctctttttttgaagTCTATTATCTTatgtcttatatatatatatatatctctttatGGATATGTAGAAGAGGAAATTTGGTGGCCAAGACTCTCCATGAACTCAACTTAACATTTCAAGAAGTTTCATCGTGATACTTTTTGGATGTGGATTTGGTTCCAATGTGGAGTTTAACAGTACTAAAGCCTAACTCTACCAAGCTAACCAATAGAGTCTATGGAAGACTAACTAACCCTCGCGTATTGCGTATGGCCACTGCTCGGGTCCGTAACCTTTGCCTTGCGTATGGATACGGTACTGTCTCTCGTTTCAAGCTAACTTGGTGTGTAAAGAGCCATTTCGGTTGTTGTATTGATCTAGGTTATCATTTCTTCCACACTGTTTAGCTATTTGTTCTTAAGAGCACAAAAAAGAAGCctatatttaacaaaactgttttgtAGAAGATTCAGATCTTGAAGTACTTATACCCAAAATCAGGATTTGTCATTCCCTCTTCCCAATCTCCCATTCGTTTACCACCAAATACTACTTGTTGAATGCCCAAGTACctgaaattttatataaacaaaaattaaagttttctGCAACAAAGAAGCAATCAATCAAAGAGGATAAAAGGGAACTACAAGTTCTCTTGTGTTACTTACTCTGAACTCATAACTGTCAAACAGTTGAGAAGCACATCAAGGGCGAAGATATCGGAAGTACCAAGATCAACCCTACAAGAAACAGTGCAAGTGAAGTTCAGACTAATTACAAGATTTTGAAGGAAATAGTTTGCATCATAAAGATGTCAGAACAGTTGTTTACCACACACGACCCCAGTTGTCTTGAAATTCGACATCGCTAATGTCATGAAACGATGAAGGCATCACTTTGAAGCCCTTCTCTGCGTCATAGAGAGGATCATATTCTAGGGATGTGTTTGCTAGCTGCAATCATAGTTTAGATGATACCGTTAAGACGAGAATGAAGATGACCATGGAAATGGgaagaaaaacatgattagCAACTAGGAAACAGAAGGGATGATGAACAAACCTGCAAGTTGGATGTATTGAAAGCGCCCAATCGCCCCATAACATACCATGCCTGTATAACCTGTTAACAAAACTCGTggtcaaaagaaagaattggAAGAATCATTGAATCATCGCAGTAAGACTCGACGTTTTGCAATAGCAAGAAGAATATCAATTTCTTACACTTCCAATGAGATCAACATCTCGATCTGAAGGCGTTCCATAGAGCTCAAACCATATGAAGGAATCTACAGGATTGAAACTGCAGTCATCAAAATAAGAGTACTTGGTTAGTAATTTATGGAATGGGATATTATTCTAGTAGTCTTATATTATGTTGCGGAATGCAGAAACCAAAGTGAATTAATGGACAAGAtggaaaaaaagtttctcaCTCTCTGAAGTTAACTTTGAAAGAAAGCACAGAACCAGTCTTCTGTTTCTGGAAATCTTTTCCCTTCTTCCTAACTCTTTCTTCAACCTGAATAATTAGTAAACATACACATGTCCAAACTTCACAATCGATAGAAACAACACATATAAATGCCCCAGCGCATGCCAAATAGTCACTACCAAAGAAACTATAACAGAGACGAGAATTCTTTTTAGTGAATTCGACCCAACGATTACCTTCTTTCTCATGAGCTCAGGATTTCCTATGCTATCACCAAGAACAGCTCGAAgctcttcatcatctttacACGCACTTTCCAGTACCCTGCATTTATCATTCACCAAAAAAAGGTTCACACTTTCTCGTGACTTAggcaaaaacacaaacacctGGAgtgcaaaagaaaaggaaagaaacaagTACTTGGCCCAAGATGGGTAATCGTGAAGACGATCGTAGTCGCGTTTtcgcttctcttctctaaccTTGAGTAATCTCCTTCCTCTCGCTGTAGTCCCAGAACCTTTATTTGCCGCCGAAATTCCGCCGTTATCTTCACCGGCGAGGTTGTCGGAATTAGCAGAAACAGCAACGAGAGTGTGAAGATTACGCTTGTGGGAAGAGAATGGTTGTCTCTGAGAGACAAGGAATGGGGAGAAAGCGAAATTGAGATTCATGGTGCATGAAGAGAGCGTTAAGAGATTATTTTCgtacattttttttccttgtcgATCTCGTTACTGTAACCAACAAGCTCAAGTTGAGTTTTCTGCGTTTATAAACTTTTGATCTTACACATTTCAGAGATTTCATTAGACTTGAGTCATAATTATCGGAttacaacattttaaaaccgGTTCAATCAGGTTAACCGGAACTTATCCAATCGAAATCAAACAAGCAAAAAACCAATCCGTAAACCGCGACCggggagagagagaatgagacCCAAAAAGGCTGGAACAATATTCCTCATGGATTGGTCATAGCTTAGCTTATCACATTGGAAGTAACAACATTTGGTACATAATCTTATGAGTCCACTACAACTCCTGACCTTATCTCAGTAAATCAAAATGCTAACAACTTGAGAAGAATTACCACAATACTACTGCCCACATCATATACTCATATTATTACTACAAAAAAGAGTTGCAGCAAAGGAACCATCCACATTGACACATAAACTAATTCCTCAACACTCTCTCATGCCATCATTACTTCTAACTCAAAGACTCTTCTACAAAGATCAGAGAATGCAATCCCACATTTGATTATACGAAACAAAGAGGATAAGAACCTAGAAAACAACTGATGTCATTCCTTTTAGTTTCTGGTTCTAACTACAAACAAAGATTCTCACTATAACAATCAACTGAAAACACTCTTTAGTTACATAAACCAATATCTTTACCACTTTCATGCTCACTACCATCTACTTCATAACCTCCAACGGATGATAGATTTTGAGGATAAGATCATTCAATGATGTTCATTTGAAGTGAACACATCAAATGCAAAATCAGTTTGATAGGCTTCTAAGCTAGTCAATGGATCAATAGACAGCTTTTAGTTTCTCCAACACAAGACGAACTATATACTCTGGGAAACCAAATCAGAAGCAAGAAAACAGCAATAAAGGATTCAAGAATGGGTGAAAtcttatgtatataataaGCTAAATGTATACAAAAGtacatacaaacaaaccatTCACAAAAGATTTTTCAAGTCTAATatcagaaagagaagaaaagtttttgCCTTTTTCAATTCAATCACGGATCAATTAACTCGAACTCGTCTTCCTTAAGATGCGTGAAGAATTTGACAGGACCACGACCTTCGATCTCTTTCACGAACTGTACCTTAAACGGCAGATTAGCTGAGATTTTCTTTCCTTTCCAAAGAACGACGTAATCTTTGATAAAACCTTCCATTCCCATCAATTCAACCTCCGGTACACGAACCACATGGTAAACTTTCAACGGAACCGTAACCCTAACCCTAGCTCCAATCTTCTCCTTCGCTTTCTCGTCTTCCTCCGTCTCCAACGACGTAGATGACGATAGATCAGCGTCCGCGTCTACAGAAGCCGCCGATTTCACAGCAATATCGCAACGAATCGTCGATTTTGGATTCTTCCGCGAGATTGAGAAGGCGCATTTGCTTCGACCGTAGGAAGTAGATAATGAGATAGGTACGAAAATGGACGAAGATGAAGAGTTGATCGATTTGCGTCCACTAAGAGAAGCAGCAACTAGATAGTCTTGAGATGCCGGAGGACGAACGGCGGCGATAATCGCCGGTGACAGAGCGTAACTGTTAGTCATCTGCGTCCGAGccgaagaaaaaaatcttaagaaagtgtgagagaaaacaaaaaagatcatATCATTTAGCCCCTCATCTATTTATATTAGATGGTTAATTTAATCAAGGTGATTACTAATTTTGctaattatttggtttaaattaAAAGTCGGATTATTTTTGGATAAAGAAAGGCGACGCGTGTCAGACTTAAGACAATGTAAGAGATGAGGAACTTGTGGCTTCAGATAGAGAATCAACACTGTAAATATCTTGAGACAATTTCCAGATATTATTGGCAGGATTTtataataacacaaaactagtatatataaacttttatatatccACAATGGTTTCCAAATcaattaccaaaataaatgaagtctattaaaagaaacaaacaaaaaagataggAAGAAGGCTTTGTGGTCTCAGCAATCATTTTTGGCATTATAGTAGCCATTGTTGTTATTAAGACAAGGATTTAGAGTAGCTTTCTTTCACCATTGTCTTAACAAAAAGCTCTCCTGCTCTATATGAAGATCTTACCTGCAAAAAGTATATATCCAATATCAAACAAGTACATTTCTGTATCTTCTATGTTCTCAGATATTTTTTGACATAAAGAGTAAGAAATAGTTTGTGGCTTTACCAGTGGACCACTTGCAACATAACGAAATCCTATTGATTCTCCGTATGTTTTCCAGAAATCAAACTTCTCAGGTGTGACATACTCTTTCACAGTCAGATGCAATGGAGTTGGCTTCATTGTGGAACAAGAGAAACGGTTTTAAATCGTAGATGTTCTTTGAAATTTGGGATCTTTCTATCTTGGAAATAGGAATATTGCGAATGATGTGGGGAATGTTGAAGTGATTAGTTTACCTGTAGATACTGGCCAAGTGTTAGAATATCAACATCTATAGCTCTTAGATCAGCCATTGCTTCCTTCAACTCTTCGTCTGTTTCTCCAAGACCAAGCATTATGGATGTCTTTGTGATCATTCCAGGTTTGCTGATCTTTGCATGTTTCAAAACTGACATGCTCTGCTCATATCTGCATTCTCCACATTATATCCACATTAAAATGGAGATTTACTACAACTAAAGATGCAGAACACCACCTATGTCTCACTTTAGGAGATATTTGACTGTGTAATATGAGATTGACATCCCGGAGCAGAGGATCAATTCACTGCTCAGCCCATCTATGCCATAACCAAATTTGCagaacatataaaaaaatgaagaacaagaaacagCACTCACCCAGCCCTAGGATCCCTCACAAGTCGCTGGAGCCTTTTCACAGTCTCGACATTGTGAGCAAAAACATCCAATCCCGAGTGCACAAGAGTGTCGACAGCCTCCAAATCCCCACGAAAATCAGAAGTTAAGCATTCTATCATTATATCCGGCTTATGTCTCTACAGAGatgagatatatattttcattttcataaatacTCTGAAACAACATTCGAGAAATGCACAAAAAGGTATGCTTAAATAACATAATGCATAAACAAATAGAATATTAATAACCTTCATAGCTTTGACAGTCTGCGCAAAATGTCCACTTCCACCATCAGGTATATCGTCACGGTCTACGCTGGTAATAACTATGTAGTCTACACTGCAACAAAGGAAAATGCAAAATAGCATATCATGATACACCCATCATAAATTAACAAAGATGCAGTAGTGACTGTTGAGAGAcactatttttaattttcatccCCTCTCCATTTATCCTATCTAGTTAAAAATTCTGAACACGACCATGAAGAGAATCTAAAGGACAATATAAGCAGATTACTCAGATCAGGAATCAAATAAAAGTTACATACCCCCAACTGGCTATGGCCTTGGCAGTGTTCTCTGGTTCCATTGGGtcaggaggaggaggatttCTACTTGTTTTAACAGCACAGAATCTACAGCCACGAGTACAAGTATCACCAAGAACCATGATGGTTGCAGTTGCTACACCATCACCACCTCCATTCCAACACTACACATCACATAATctaattttcagaaaaaaatcacaaatttaGAGTAATGATGGTTGAACTAGCATGTAGTTTACTCATAATTTCTCATACCCACAATTCATAAAACCGATACATTTTAATAACAATCTTCGAGatcataaacacaaaatcgAAATAGCTAACCTCGCCGATATTAGGACACTGAGCTTCTTCACAAACAGTATTGAGATTGAGACGAGAAAGGGACTCTTTCACCTCCTGAAACCTTTCGCCTTGTGGTGCCTTCTGTCTCAACCAAGCAGGTTTCTTCACATTCGGATCTCTCCCTGTGAATGGACCCATCTTCGGCATTCCTCCTGGGTAAGGCTCACTCTTCTTCCCTTCTAACTccatcaaactcttcttcaagGACGACGAATCCTCCATCTCCGACGACAAAGACACCGCCTTGGTCCGCAATGGCGACGAAACATCCCCGGATTCGCATCGGATTCTGAAACCCAAATTCAAGAATTTACTggaatgatgatgaagcttCTGGGTCGAGATCGAAATTGAGAAAGTGGGTTTCGTAATTGAGCAATGATGCATCATGAGTTTTTTGcgtatgtgtgtatatatttgtgtGTGAGGCAAAACTGgggaaaaaatgaaattaggCGATTTCAACAGAGTGTGGAGAGACTCTGCTTCGGTTAGCAACTTTGGGATATCCGCCAACTACCAATTACTGcgccaaaagaagaagaagctaaataTGATAGTTAATATATTGGGCCAAATATAGAAGCCCAGTAAGATATGTTTATTAGGGATATCTTAAAGCCCAACATTATTGTCACTGGGACTCTAGCCCAATACAGGCATTTGTCTTAAAAACGGCGAAGTCTCAAGCCAACAGAGATAGGGTTTTCGATtgtcaccaccaccaccacttctGGTAACGCAGTGTCTCTGATTTTCACTTGGTTAAAGACCTCTAGCTTCACGGTCAAACATCATAAACCTTTTGCCGCCGTCACTAATAGGAATTAACTGATCTCGTCAATGGCGGAGGTGGAGGAGATTGCGCACGAGGAGCAGAATATCGagaagagggagaagaagaaaggtaaacACGAGAAGCCGAAGCCATGGGATGATGACCCAAACATCGACCGTTGGACAATCGAGAAGTTTGATCCGGCATGGAACCCCACTGGTATGACTGAAACCAGCACGTTCTCAACACTCTTTCCTCAATACAGAGAGAAGTATCTTCAGGAGTGTTGGCCTAGAGTTGAATCTGCTCTTAAGGAGTACGGTGTCGCCTGCAAGCTCAACTTGGTGCGTCTTCGTTTTCACTAAGTCTTTGTAGAGCAGAGAAATTAGGGGTTATTCTAgttgctttttcttcttttctgggTTTTTATTGATCTGTGTGGAATATTCTGTGGCTGCGATTGTAGGTTGAAGGTTCTATGACTGTTTCGACGACGAGGAAGACAAGAGATCCATACATCATTGTCAAAGCTAGGGATTTGATTAAGCTTCTTTCCAGAAGTGTCCCTGCTCCTCAGGTATTTTTTCAGCCTCACTTCAAGAGCTTAGTTAGAATAAACTGTAATTAGAAGTCTGTAAATTTCGGATATTTAGGtgtttatgctaatttatAGCTTTTCTTCACTTGTATCACAGGCAATTAAGATTCTCGAAGATGAGGTGCAATGTGATATCATCAAGATCGGTAACTTGGTTAGAAATAAGGTACAGTTCAATCTTAGTCTCGGGGCTCAATTATCACTCACAGTTGTGCTTGCATTTTGGTCCCTTTCCATGTTGGCTTATGTAAAGATAACCAATAGCACCTTATAACGTTGTTACTACATTCCACTATAAACCTAGAATACTTCGTTTCGTGACatctttaaattatttcaGCATGAGGAAAATTAGTTTATGTCGATATGTATCTTGCGTGCATTGTCATCTCGTCCTTACATAGACTTATTTTTGCAGGAAAGATTTGTTAAAAGAAGGCAGCGGCTTGTGGGTCCTAATTCTTCTACCTTGAAGGTGTGTAAAATGTCTTCAAGTGGTTAAGCAAAACTAATGTATTCTTATGCAAATTCCTTAGAGAAACTTGTCgaatatttgtcatttgtgttttgctttgaGGCTTAATAATTTTGGCTTCTTGCAGGCGCTGGAAATATTAACCAACTGTTACATTCTAGTTCAGGTAATTGTGTGTTTCTTTTGCAAATGTCTCACTACattggtttttgatatttttgtgttAATTGGAATTAATCTACGTCTAACAGGGAAGTACTGTAGCCGCTATGGGTCCATTTAAAGGTCTCAAACAGCTCAGAAGGATTGTGGAAGACTGCGTACAGAATATAATGCATCCTGTATACCATATAAAGGTGTGtccagttttttttggttctatgTACTTCCCTTATACTCCCACAAGAAGTTGTTTTAGAAGCTTTGTCAATAGGCTATGGTAAATAGATTCATATACTTCAACACTTGGTTATGCAGACTCTCATGATGAAAAAAGAACTGGAGAAGGATCCAGCTCTTGCAAATGAAAGCTGGGATAGGTTTCTTCCCACATTCAGGAAGTATGGCCTTCTCTATTCTTGATGAATAAATTGAGTGATATCTTTTAATATATCAGTAACTCATGAGCGCATATATCTTATCTATTTCCAATTTGATTTGACAGGAAAAATGTTAAGcaaaagaaacccaaaagCAAGGAGAAGAAGCCATACACACCTTTCCCACCTCCTCAACCACCTAGCAAGGTAGGAAATTTGCTTATTCTCTTATTGTATCATTTTCTCTGtgtttctattttgttaaacCCAACATGTTAGAATGTTTCTCAACAGGTAGTTTCGATAAAGCTCTTACGACATGCGCACTGTCTAGTTTCTGCTTTatgtcttttgtttctcaggtCAATATGCTAATGCATGGTTTTGAActtgttttatggttttttccCAGATTGATATGCAGTTGGAGTCTGGAGAATACTTCATGAGTGATAAAAAGAAGTCAGAGAAAAAATGGCAGGAGAAGCAAGAGAAACAGTCAGAGAAGAGCacagagaacaaaagaaagagagatgccTCATTCCTCCCACCTGAGGTCTCTCTTCTAACTTGAGTGTCACAAGACACTTATCGTTTCTCTGCCTTCTatttaaaaaccttaaaatcCGTAACACTAACTTGTTCGATTGGTTAATTGCAGGAGCCTATGAACAACAATAGCAACGCAAACAAATCAGAGGATGGAAAGAATGATATAACCGAGTTAACAAATTCCTTGAAGGTAAAATGAAACCTTTATCTGTACAcctctcttctttgctttaGGGAATTGGCACTGAGTTTGGGTTTTGTTGTATTGATTTTGTGGTGTTGCAGAGCAAGACGAAGGAGTTGAAAAAGCAGAAAAAGACACACGAGAGAGTGAATGCGGAGGAGTATATTGCTGGtccatcttcttctgctgATAAATCTTCCAAGAAGTCCAAAAAGATTAGAGATTAATTCTAaatcctgtttttttttaaaaaaaaaaaagagagaaaagattgaaacttatCTATGCTCAAAACTGTAAAAACAAGTTAAATCTTTATTTCAGCCGTCAAGTTACTTCATTAACCAAAGAGGTATTACAAAGTTGGCCAAGATATTACAACAGGCAGGATTCACACACAATCTCTCGCTTGCTTCGCT includes:
- a CDS encoding Radical SAM superfamily protein (Radical SAM superfamily protein; FUNCTIONS IN: 4 iron, 4 sulfur cluster binding, lipoic acid synthase activity, iron-sulfur cluster binding, lipoate synthase activity, catalytic activity; INVOLVED IN: lipoic acid biosynthetic process, lipoate biosynthetic process, metabolic process; LOCATED IN: chloroplast; EXPRESSED IN: 24 plant structures; EXPRESSED DURING: 15 growth stages; CONTAINS InterPro DOMAIN/s: Aldolase-type TIM barrel (InterPro:IPR013785), Lipoate synthase (InterPro:IPR003698), Elongator protein 3/MiaB/NifB (InterPro:IPR006638), Radical SAM (InterPro:IPR007197); Has 30201 Blast hits to 17322 proteins in 780 species: Archae - 12; Bacteria - 1396; Metazoa - 17338; Fungi - 3422; Plants - 5037; Viruses - 0; Other Eukaryotes - 2996 (source: NCBI BLink).); its protein translation is MMHHCSITKPTFSISISTQKLHHHSSKFLNLGFRIRCESGDVSSPLRTKAVSLSSEMEDSSSLKKSLMELEGKKSEPYPGGMPKMGPFTGRDPNVKKPAWLRQKAPQGERFQEVKESLSRLNLNTVCEEAQCPNIGECWNGGGDGVATATIMVLGDTCTRGCRFCAVKTSRNPPPPDPMEPENTAKAIASWGVDYIVITSVDRDDIPDGGSGHFAQTVKAMKRHKPDIMIECLTSDFRGDLEAVDTLVHSGLDVFAHNVETVKRLQRLVRDPRAGYEQSMSVLKHAKISKPGMITKTSIMLGLGETDEELKEAMADLRAIDVDILTLGQYLQPTPLHLTVKEYVTPEKFDFWKTYGESIGFRYVASGPLVRSSYRAGELFVKTMVKESYSKSLS
- a CDS encoding RNA-binding KH domain-containing protein (RNA-binding KH domain-containing protein; FUNCTIONS IN: RNA binding; INVOLVED IN: biological_process unknown; LOCATED IN: cellular_component unknown; EXPRESSED IN: 22 plant structures; EXPRESSED DURING: 13 growth stages; CONTAINS InterPro DOMAIN/s: K Homology (InterPro:IPR004087); Has 2263 Blast hits to 1799 proteins in 332 species: Archae - 149; Bacteria - 48; Metazoa - 634; Fungi - 309; Plants - 96; Viruses - 0; Other Eukaryotes - 1027 (source: NCBI BLink).), which gives rise to MAEVEEIAHEEQNIEKREKKKGKHEKPKPWDDDPNIDRWTIEKFDPAWNPTGMTETSTFSTLFPQYREKYLQECWPRVESALKEYGVACKLNLVEGSMTVSTTRKTRDPYIIVKARDLIKLLSRSVPAPQAIKILEDEVQCDIIKIGNLVRNKERFVKRRQRLVGPNSSTLKALEILTNCYILVQGSTVAAMGPFKGLKQLRRIVEDCVQNIMHPVYHIKTLMMKKELEKDPALANESWDRFLPTFRKKNVKQKKPKSKEKKPYTPFPPPQPPSKIDMQLESGEYFMSDKKKSEKKWQEKQEKQSEKSTENKRKRDASFLPPEEPMNNNSNANKSEDGKNDITELTNSLKSKTKELKKQKKTHERVNAEEYIAGPSSSADKSSKKSKKIRD